One part of the Candidatus Bathyarchaeota archaeon genome encodes these proteins:
- the fni gene encoding type 2 isopentenyl-diphosphate Delta-isomerase: MAQETGKRKNEHIRICLDEKAQARSVTAGFEDIQLVHRALPETDKAKINLQTTFLGKQFSAPIIVGAMTGGTSLATSINESIAEAVEKLGLGMGLGSQRAAIEDPALEATYRIAREKAPHAFLVANVGGVQLVHGYGVKEVKRIVEMIDADAVAIHLNALQEAIQPEGQTNFKGVLSKIAEVAAAIEQPVIVKETGAGICAEDAKALEAAGVKAIDVGGVGGTSFAAVEYYRASQNEVQQCLGEALWDWGIPTAASLIEAAHTVKLPLIASGGVRSGLDIAKALALDADLAGIVQPILEAAVKGTEATEKKLSCLIEELRNVMFLTGAETISDLSASPIVVTGKTAQWLTARGFSLQKYAKRGTH, translated from the coding sequence ATGGCACAGGAAACTGGCAAACGCAAAAACGAGCATATCCGCATCTGTCTAGATGAGAAAGCGCAAGCCCGAAGCGTCACCGCAGGGTTCGAGGATATCCAGCTGGTTCACCGCGCATTGCCAGAGACCGATAAAGCCAAAATTAACCTGCAAACCACCTTTTTAGGCAAACAATTCTCTGCCCCCATCATCGTGGGCGCCATGACCGGCGGAACCTCGCTGGCAACCTCGATTAACGAATCCATCGCGGAAGCCGTCGAGAAACTCGGCTTAGGCATGGGGTTAGGCAGCCAAAGAGCCGCCATAGAAGACCCCGCTCTTGAGGCAACCTACCGCATCGCACGCGAAAAAGCGCCCCATGCATTCTTAGTCGCTAACGTCGGAGGCGTCCAGCTTGTCCACGGCTACGGCGTCAAAGAAGTCAAACGCATAGTCGAAATGATTGACGCCGACGCAGTCGCCATCCACCTAAACGCGCTTCAGGAAGCCATTCAGCCTGAGGGACAAACCAACTTCAAAGGGGTCCTGTCAAAAATCGCCGAAGTCGCCGCAGCCATCGAGCAACCAGTCATCGTTAAAGAAACCGGCGCAGGCATCTGCGCGGAAGACGCCAAGGCATTGGAGGCTGCAGGCGTGAAAGCCATCGATGTCGGCGGAGTCGGCGGAACCAGCTTTGCCGCAGTCGAATATTACCGTGCATCGCAAAATGAGGTGCAGCAGTGCCTAGGCGAGGCACTTTGGGATTGGGGCATACCCACCGCAGCCAGCTTAATTGAAGCCGCTCACACCGTCAAGCTGCCCTTGATTGCGTCAGGCGGCGTACGCAGCGGCCTAGACATCGCCAAAGCCCTTGCGCTGGATGCAGACTTAGCGGGTATCGTGCAGCCTATCCTTGAAGCCGCAGTGAAGGGCACAGAGGCAACGGAAAAGAAACTCAGCTGCCTGATTGAGGAGCTACGCAACGTCATGTTCCTCACCGGCGCAGAAACTATCTCGGATTTATCCGCTAGCCCCATAGTGGTTACAGGCAAGACCGCGCAGTGGCTAACTGCACGCGGCTTCAGCCTCCAAAAATACGCCAAAAGAGGCACACATTAA
- a CDS encoding glutamate--tRNA ligase has protein sequence MALQEDNELRQLIRKAALLNAVSHDGKAQAGAMVGKVLGERADLRSQVKELSAVINAVVSEVNSLSLSEQKAIVEQNWPETQKKHEAEEKKLAPLPNADKYKQITTRFSPNPDCVLHLGSARAIVLSHEYARMYNGKFILRFEDTDPKTKKPQLQFYESIRQDLKWLGCKWDEEYIQSDRLEIYYEIVGKLIGDGNAYVCECTPEEFRNKTIAKQACPCRGISPAEQMERWRKMLGGGYQEGQAVVRVKTELDHPNPAIRDWPALRIIDTKKYPHPRVGSKYFLWPLYNLAAGIDDHLMGMTHIIRGKEHYTNMVRQKYMYQHLGWSYPEAIHYGRLKITGAALSKSKIVAGIKDGDYADFDDPRLGTFQALRKRGITPEAIKKVIVDVGVKPNDVTLSWETLNSYNRKILDAKSSRYFFVASPVELKVTGVPKSFDVKLPLHPEQPTRGVREYTVTPSSDGTVSLWIAQSDAQAMQVDQTLRLMELFNLKVTSKTADTVNAVYLSESYDDVRKSKAQLIQWIAQGEVYPAEVVQQDASVTGGYAEVACKKLKPDDIIQFERYGFVRVDKVGSKLVVYYAQK, from the coding sequence TTGGCACTACAAGAAGATAACGAATTAAGGCAACTTATCCGCAAAGCCGCCTTGCTTAACGCGGTTTCTCATGACGGCAAAGCCCAAGCGGGCGCGATGGTCGGTAAGGTTCTGGGCGAAAGAGCCGATTTGAGAAGCCAAGTTAAGGAGCTCTCAGCAGTCATAAACGCGGTAGTTTCGGAAGTTAACAGTTTATCTCTCTCTGAGCAGAAAGCGATTGTGGAGCAGAATTGGCCGGAAACCCAAAAGAAACATGAAGCCGAAGAGAAAAAGCTGGCGCCGCTGCCCAACGCCGACAAATACAAGCAGATCACCACGCGCTTCTCGCCTAACCCGGATTGTGTGCTGCATCTGGGCTCAGCCCGCGCCATCGTATTAAGCCACGAGTACGCCCGCATGTACAACGGCAAATTTATCCTACGCTTCGAGGACACTGACCCTAAAACCAAAAAGCCGCAGCTTCAATTCTACGAGAGCATCCGACAGGACCTCAAATGGCTAGGCTGCAAATGGGATGAAGAATACATCCAGAGTGACCGCCTCGAAATCTACTATGAGATTGTTGGAAAACTAATCGGGGATGGTAACGCCTACGTATGCGAATGCACACCTGAAGAGTTCCGCAATAAAACGATAGCTAAACAAGCCTGCCCCTGCCGAGGCATATCACCCGCTGAACAGATGGAGCGTTGGCGCAAGATGCTTGGCGGCGGCTACCAGGAGGGTCAAGCGGTGGTCCGCGTTAAAACCGAGCTGGATCATCCGAACCCTGCCATCCGCGACTGGCCCGCATTGCGTATCATCGACACCAAGAAGTATCCGCATCCCCGCGTCGGCAGCAAATACTTCCTTTGGCCACTCTATAACCTCGCCGCAGGTATCGACGATCACCTGATGGGCATGACCCATATTATCCGCGGTAAAGAACACTACACTAACATGGTCCGCCAGAAATACATGTACCAGCACCTCGGCTGGAGCTACCCCGAAGCCATCCACTACGGGAGACTCAAAATCACCGGCGCCGCTCTTTCTAAATCCAAGATTGTGGCGGGCATCAAGGATGGCGATTACGCGGATTTCGATGATCCCCGGCTGGGTACTTTTCAGGCGCTGCGCAAACGTGGAATCACCCCTGAAGCCATCAAGAAAGTCATTGTCGATGTAGGCGTGAAACCTAACGATGTCACGTTAAGCTGGGAGACGCTTAACAGCTACAACCGCAAAATCCTCGATGCAAAAAGCAGCCGATACTTCTTTGTAGCTTCCCCCGTTGAGCTCAAAGTGACGGGTGTACCTAAATCCTTTGATGTGAAGCTGCCGCTGCATCCTGAGCAGCCCACGCGGGGCGTCAGGGAATACACAGTGACGCCAAGCAGCGATGGCACTGTGAGCCTGTGGATAGCCCAGAGCGATGCGCAAGCCATGCAGGTTGATCAGACCCTGCGGCTTATGGAGCTCTTCAACCTTAAAGTTACCTCAAAAACCGCCGATACAGTAAACGCCGTTTACCTGAGCGAATCCTACGATGATGTCCGAAAAAGCAAAGCGCAGCTTATCCAGTGGATTGCACAGGGCGAGGTGTACCCTGCAGAGGTGGTTCAGCAAGATGCCTCAGTAACAGGGGGCTACGCGGAGGTTGCCTGCAAAAAGTTAAAGCCAGACGACATCATACAGTTTGAGCGGTACGGCTTTGTGCGGGTAGACAAAGTCGGCAGTAAACTAGTCGTTTACTATGCCCAGAAATAG
- a CDS encoding DUF126 domain-containing protein, whose product MELKGRIIYKGKAEGEALVTSMPISFYGGVDPNSGEVIEKGHELQGQSIKGKVLVFPQGKGSTVGSYTLYRLKKNGAAPAAMINRETETIVAVGAIISEIPFVDKLDIGKIKTGSKVSVESDTVTVH is encoded by the coding sequence ATGGAATTGAAAGGCAGAATAATCTACAAAGGCAAAGCCGAGGGAGAAGCCCTCGTTACCTCCATGCCGATTAGCTTCTACGGCGGCGTGGATCCCAACAGCGGCGAAGTCATCGAGAAAGGCCATGAACTGCAGGGACAAAGCATCAAGGGCAAGGTGCTGGTGTTCCCGCAGGGCAAAGGCTCCACGGTGGGCAGCTACACGCTGTATCGACTCAAAAAGAACGGCGCCGCCCCCGCAGCCATGATTAACCGAGAAACAGAAACCATCGTTGCAGTCGGAGCCATCATCAGCGAAATCCCATTCGTAGACAAGTTAGATATCGGCAAGATAAAGACGGGCAGCAAAGTCAGCGTTGAGAGCGATACTGTAACAGTCCACTAA
- a CDS encoding aconitase X catalytic domain-containing protein: MELTRQEQAMLDGKEGYAVRKSMEILVALGEIFSAKTLIDVGSVQVAGVSYHNLGDAGLEFLNSLAADGKVKVLTTLNPAGMDLENWQQLGISPDFADKQNQVIDAFERMGILVSCTCTPYLIGNLPLYGEHIAWSESSAVTFANSVLGARTNREGGPSALAAAFVGKTPCYGLHLDENRVPDVHVEVNAALTRLSDWGALGYAIGKKAENKIPYITGIKTAGLDDLKSFGASLVTYGAKPLFYMKGITPGYQAQTQPKDTVTITESDLKAAYDHINDDVSDIDFVCVGCPHCSIKEIQEIAELLRGKKVASGTELWVATARTTKQLSDKRGYTAVIEAAGGKFACDTCMAVAPLKGRFKALATTSAKGCFYSRQNLMKTKMGSMKQCVDAAVSGKWN, encoded by the coding sequence ATGGAATTAACCAGACAAGAGCAAGCGATGCTGGATGGCAAAGAAGGCTACGCCGTCCGCAAAAGCATGGAAATCCTTGTTGCGCTCGGAGAAATCTTCAGCGCCAAAACCCTAATCGACGTCGGCTCTGTGCAGGTCGCGGGAGTAAGCTACCACAACCTCGGCGACGCAGGCCTCGAATTCCTCAACTCACTGGCAGCAGACGGCAAAGTCAAGGTGCTGACCACCCTCAACCCCGCAGGCATGGACCTGGAGAACTGGCAGCAACTCGGCATCAGCCCCGACTTCGCCGACAAACAAAACCAAGTCATCGACGCCTTTGAACGCATGGGCATCCTGGTCAGCTGCACCTGCACACCCTACCTCATCGGCAACCTACCGCTCTACGGCGAACACATCGCATGGTCCGAGAGCAGCGCAGTCACCTTCGCCAACTCCGTTCTGGGCGCACGCACCAACCGGGAAGGCGGCCCCTCCGCGTTGGCAGCGGCCTTCGTGGGGAAAACCCCCTGCTACGGCCTGCACCTCGACGAGAACCGCGTCCCCGACGTCCATGTCGAAGTCAACGCAGCCCTCACCAGGCTCTCGGATTGGGGCGCTCTCGGCTACGCCATCGGCAAGAAGGCGGAGAACAAAATCCCCTACATCACAGGCATAAAAACCGCGGGTCTAGATGACCTTAAAAGCTTCGGCGCCTCGCTGGTGACTTATGGGGCTAAACCGCTTTTCTACATGAAAGGCATCACCCCCGGCTACCAAGCCCAAACCCAACCTAAAGATACAGTAACAATCACGGAAAGCGATCTCAAAGCCGCCTACGACCACATCAACGACGACGTATCCGACATAGACTTTGTCTGCGTCGGTTGTCCGCATTGCAGCATAAAAGAAATCCAGGAAATCGCGGAGTTGCTGCGGGGCAAAAAGGTGGCGTCTGGCACGGAACTTTGGGTTGCAACGGCGCGGACCACCAAGCAGCTTTCCGATAAACGCGGCTACACGGCGGTCATTGAGGCGGCGGGCGGCAAATTTGCCTGTGACACTTGCATGGCGGTGGCGCCGCTTAAGGGCAGGTTTAAGGCGTTGGCGACGACGTCTGCGAAGGGCTGCTTCTATAGCCGCCAGAACCTGATGAAAACCAAGATGGGAAGCATGAAACAATGCGTTGATGCAGCGGTGAGTGGAAAATGGAATTGA
- a CDS encoding polyprenyl synthetase family protein has product MDIERFLEETAPKIDAAIEKYLPRAFSKDAVLFQVTPPMYSYNLEPLNKAIADPIWDMLNRGGKRWRPALFLLICEALGKKADYCLDFAIIPEVIHNGTLVIDDIEDSSEVRRGKPCSYKIYGSDIAINVGNAMYYLPLLPLMTNREVLSAQVQRDVYEIYVQEMINLSMGQAMDIAWHRGIANADALSEQDYLQMCAYKTGTLARMSAKIAAVLAGGEPRLVEKLGRFAESIGVAFQMQDDILDLTGEEFAKGKGCVGGDISEGKRSLLVIYTLQKATDQDRMRLLEILGMHTCEQKLREEAIAIIAKYGAFGYVKALAERMVLESWSEADSLLPTPQAKEKLKAFADFLIKRNR; this is encoded by the coding sequence ATGGATATCGAACGTTTTCTGGAAGAAACCGCCCCCAAAATTGACGCAGCCATCGAAAAGTACCTTCCAAGAGCCTTCAGCAAGGACGCAGTGCTCTTCCAAGTTACTCCTCCAATGTACAGCTACAACCTTGAACCCCTCAACAAAGCCATAGCTGACCCCATCTGGGACATGCTGAATCGAGGCGGCAAACGGTGGCGCCCCGCGCTTTTCTTGCTTATCTGCGAGGCACTGGGCAAGAAAGCCGACTACTGCCTTGACTTCGCCATAATCCCCGAAGTCATCCACAACGGCACGCTAGTCATAGACGACATCGAGGATTCCTCGGAGGTGCGCCGCGGCAAACCCTGCAGCTACAAAATCTACGGCAGCGACATAGCAATCAACGTGGGAAACGCCATGTATTACCTGCCGCTTTTGCCCCTCATGACTAACCGCGAGGTGCTCTCCGCGCAGGTGCAGCGGGATGTTTACGAGATTTATGTGCAGGAAATGATTAACCTCAGCATGGGGCAAGCCATGGATATTGCCTGGCACCGCGGCATAGCTAACGCTGACGCGTTAAGTGAGCAGGATTACTTGCAGATGTGTGCCTACAAAACCGGCACGCTGGCAAGGATGTCAGCCAAGATTGCTGCTGTGCTGGCGGGTGGGGAACCCCGGCTTGTTGAGAAACTGGGCCGATTCGCTGAATCCATAGGCGTTGCTTTCCAGATGCAGGATGACATTCTTGATTTAACCGGCGAAGAGTTCGCTAAGGGCAAAGGCTGCGTCGGCGGCGACATAAGCGAGGGCAAACGTTCGCTTCTAGTCATCTATACCCTCCAGAAAGCCACTGACCAAGATAGGATGCGGCTGCTTGAGATCCTGGGAATGCACACCTGCGAGCAGAAGCTACGCGAAGAAGCCATCGCAATCATAGCTAAGTACGGCGCGTTTGGATACGTTAAAGCCTTAGCGGAACGGATGGTTCTTGAAAGCTGGAGCGAAGCAGATTCCTTGTTGCCTACGCCGCAGGCTAAGGAAAAATTAAAAGCGTTCGCTGATTTCTTGATAAAGCGCAACAGGTAA
- a CDS encoding UbiD family decarboxylase has protein sequence MTLRGSIEELRKTKELTTITVPVSVEYEMAGIIAANGEKPVMFQNVKESAVPVVAGLVSSKELICRSMGIPKAQLLPKLLSAIENPVAPQLVSEAPCQEIVESDADVDLTKLPIMQYTEADGGKYIASAVSIIKDPQTGARNMCFHRLMLKDRNHFVARIVENRGTDTALKKAGGELEIAICLGNSTAVLLAAATTLPMGVDELAMANALEKTDVVKCKTINLEVPADSEFVFEGKITREKATEGPFLDLTGIVDRTRQQPILEIKCVTHRKNPIYQTILAGRNEHKFLMGMPKEPTIYKEVSKVCQCKDVYITPGGCSWLHAVVQIKKQNPDDGRKAIEATFKGHGSLKHCVIVDEDINIYDPHDVEWAIATRFQADKNAVILSNQPGSSLDPSGDLSEGKKATTAKAGLDATIPQSTTGKGFAKADYIKVDLNKYLK, from the coding sequence TTGACCCTAAGAGGCTCCATAGAAGAACTCCGGAAAACCAAGGAATTAACCACAATCACAGTGCCCGTCTCAGTTGAATATGAGATGGCGGGCATCATCGCCGCAAACGGCGAAAAACCAGTCATGTTCCAAAACGTTAAGGAATCCGCTGTGCCCGTCGTGGCGGGGCTGGTGTCCTCTAAAGAGCTGATTTGCCGCAGCATGGGCATCCCCAAGGCGCAGCTGCTTCCCAAACTGCTCTCGGCAATCGAGAACCCCGTTGCGCCCCAACTTGTATCAGAGGCGCCCTGTCAGGAAATCGTCGAGTCAGATGCAGATGTGGACTTAACCAAGCTACCCATCATGCAGTACACCGAGGCAGACGGCGGCAAATACATCGCCTCAGCCGTATCCATCATCAAAGACCCCCAGACCGGCGCCCGCAACATGTGCTTCCATCGGCTTATGCTTAAAGACAGAAACCACTTCGTTGCCCGCATCGTGGAGAACCGCGGCACTGACACGGCGCTTAAGAAGGCAGGCGGAGAACTCGAAATCGCCATATGCCTCGGCAACTCGACGGCGGTGCTGCTTGCGGCGGCTACAACTTTGCCGATGGGCGTGGATGAGCTGGCGATGGCTAATGCACTCGAGAAAACCGATGTGGTGAAATGCAAAACCATCAACTTAGAGGTGCCCGCGGACAGCGAATTCGTTTTTGAGGGCAAAATCACCCGGGAGAAAGCCACCGAGGGACCATTCCTCGATTTAACCGGCATCGTGGACCGCACCCGCCAGCAGCCAATCCTGGAAATCAAATGCGTCACCCACCGCAAAAACCCCATCTACCAAACCATCCTTGCCGGCAGAAACGAGCACAAGTTCCTCATGGGCATGCCCAAGGAACCCACCATCTACAAGGAAGTCAGCAAGGTCTGCCAATGCAAAGACGTCTACATTACACCCGGCGGCTGCAGCTGGCTCCACGCAGTTGTACAAATCAAGAAGCAAAACCCCGACGATGGCCGAAAAGCTATTGAAGCCACCTTCAAGGGACATGGCTCACTCAAGCACTGCGTAATCGTTGACGAGGACATTAACATCTATGACCCCCACGACGTGGAGTGGGCAATTGCCACCCGCTTCCAAGCCGACAAAAACGCCGTTATCCTCAGCAACCAGCCTGGCAGCAGCCTCGACCCCTCAGGCGACCTATCCGAGGGCAAAAAAGCCACCACCGCCAAAGCAGGCCTCGACGCCACGATTCCCCAGTCCACCACGGGCAAGGGCTTTGCAAAAGCAGACTACATCAAAGTTGACTTAAACAAGTACCTTAAGTGA
- a CDS encoding PQQ-binding-like beta-propeller repeat protein: MKKALVFLLAASLLLSSAAAAIILPNFARANFSAEPASPDTSSSDWPMFLYNAAHTASPDDIAPITHDLLWQFNTMPDGADAWIIDSSPAVVGGVLYIGSDDGHFYALNSTSGDLLWSQTLGSFTVSSPAVVKGVVYVGVWEGRDYALNASTGEVIWNTTRVYSSASPAVVNGLYYICSGNSSVIAKNATNGITVWQSVIPSGGDGSPIVVDGTVYISDTGYACALDARNGTLKWTHEIYLSSTNNSPAIAGGIVYVGCGGSTFFALNATTGATIWTYETGSSPGSAPTVAGGIVYVGSSPKGVLALNATTGAKIWNYPSSIWDSSFALAGGVLYACNSAGIHALNAKTGALIWTYAPSNTNINSAPAVADGVLYVRGGDCYLYAFGKANQSSIALSPKVNLANTAVSISGAGFTSNSMVTATFGGQPITLTNSTVDALGHFSGKFQIDPSTEPGTFQISVTDNAHLTAYANFTVVGSPTTSWPMFMHDPQHTGTPDNFVPTSNSTLWTYKVDRGEIANQVASSAAVVEGIVYTASENGYVYAFDAYTGQCYWKYSLPGLGTLSSPSVVDGVVYIGSEHGLFALDAYTGEKIWQTEDRVLFDSSPAVYGGLVFIGSFVEQGTSESAMFAFRTSDGMRMWKFTTGDYVYSSPVVLDGIVYVGSEDNYFYALNTKDGSLVWKFNVSDLYPYDGCAASPVVINGVVYTSSYYGNVFAIDCASGSKIWNHSIGTLGSGFSSPIISNGILFIAAKDFIYALNATTGDEIWRCDVSSNGSPAIVGNIIYASSGDSKIWAIDALTGKKSLHYATEGGIRVPVAIARGVIYVGTRSGTIYAIGTPDLLSPQPTPTPTPTPTATPTPAPTANPAAATSSNPTPQPTAAITPKPTHTPNASSTITATTNQGTQIELSITGNITGNQISNVTITTDQATSTVAFTITGQTGSTGFVNLTIPKNALSTDGAPTLYIDGVPAQNQGFVMDDLNFYVWAQTHFSTHQIEIVFGAVTPTATPLHGSQDAFFEGLGLLEIAILAVICILVAGVVTAVALKWKTKK; encoded by the coding sequence TTGAAAAAAGCCCTTGTTTTCTTACTTGCGGCATCGCTTCTCCTTTCATCGGCCGCCGCAGCAATAATCCTGCCTAATTTTGCCAGAGCAAACTTTTCTGCAGAGCCTGCAAGCCCCGACACGTCAAGCAGCGATTGGCCAATGTTCCTCTACAACGCCGCTCACACAGCCTCACCTGACGACATAGCACCTATTACGCATGACTTGTTATGGCAATTCAACACCATGCCCGATGGAGCCGACGCCTGGATAATCGATTCGTCCCCCGCAGTTGTAGGCGGCGTGCTCTACATAGGCTCCGACGATGGACACTTCTACGCGCTGAACAGCACAAGCGGAGACCTTCTCTGGAGCCAAACACTGGGCAGCTTCACCGTTTCTTCCCCCGCCGTAGTCAAGGGCGTGGTCTATGTGGGTGTTTGGGAAGGACGCGACTATGCGTTGAATGCATCCACCGGCGAAGTCATCTGGAACACCACCAGAGTGTATAGCAGCGCATCCCCCGCCGTCGTCAACGGCTTGTATTACATATGCTCGGGAAACAGCTCAGTTATAGCCAAAAACGCAACGAACGGCATCACAGTCTGGCAAAGTGTTATCCCCAGCGGCGGAGACGGTTCACCTATCGTGGTAGACGGCACTGTTTACATCAGCGACACAGGATATGCCTGCGCCTTAGATGCCCGAAACGGAACGCTTAAGTGGACACACGAAATATACCTGAGCTCTACTAACAATTCACCTGCAATCGCAGGCGGCATCGTATATGTCGGATGCGGCGGCAGCACCTTTTTTGCCCTAAACGCAACAACCGGCGCAACCATCTGGACCTACGAAACGGGTTCAAGTCCTGGTTCCGCACCAACAGTGGCGGGGGGCATTGTCTACGTGGGCTCTTCACCCAAGGGAGTTTTAGCCCTCAACGCTACTACCGGAGCTAAAATATGGAATTATCCTAGCTCGATATGGGATTCATCCTTTGCCCTAGCAGGCGGGGTACTCTACGCATGCAACAGCGCAGGAATCCATGCGTTAAACGCAAAAACTGGCGCACTCATCTGGACATATGCACCCAGTAACACCAACATAAACTCGGCGCCAGCCGTGGCTGATGGCGTGCTCTATGTGAGGGGCGGCGACTGCTACCTCTACGCCTTCGGAAAAGCAAACCAATCCTCCATAGCCTTATCTCCAAAAGTCAACTTGGCAAACACAGCGGTCTCTATCTCTGGCGCCGGTTTTACCTCTAATTCGATGGTTACAGCGACTTTCGGCGGTCAACCCATAACGCTTACAAATTCAACAGTGGATGCACTGGGGCACTTCTCAGGCAAATTCCAAATTGACCCCTCTACTGAACCGGGAACCTTCCAGATTTCAGTAACTGACAACGCACACCTTACTGCGTACGCTAACTTTACAGTGGTCGGTTCCCCAACGACTTCGTGGCCGATGTTTATGCATGACCCCCAGCACACAGGCACCCCAGACAATTTTGTTCCAACAAGCAACAGTACCTTGTGGACTTACAAAGTTGACAGGGGCGAAATAGCTAATCAGGTGGCTTCCTCCGCTGCAGTCGTCGAAGGCATAGTCTACACCGCATCCGAAAACGGGTATGTCTATGCATTTGACGCTTACACGGGACAATGCTACTGGAAATATAGTTTGCCCGGTTTGGGAACGCTTTCTTCTCCTTCAGTTGTGGATGGCGTCGTTTACATTGGCAGCGAGCATGGGCTCTTTGCGCTTGATGCTTACACAGGAGAAAAAATCTGGCAGACTGAAGATAGGGTGCTTTTTGATTCCTCACCTGCAGTGTACGGAGGGCTTGTTTTCATAGGTTCTTTTGTTGAACAGGGGACCTCAGAAAGCGCTATGTTTGCGTTTAGAACTTCTGATGGCATGCGAATGTGGAAGTTTACCACCGGTGACTATGTCTATTCTTCACCTGTGGTTTTAGACGGTATCGTATATGTGGGAAGCGAGGACAACTATTTTTATGCCTTAAACACTAAGGATGGCTCGCTCGTCTGGAAATTTAATGTTAGCGACCTCTACCCGTATGACGGTTGCGCTGCTTCACCAGTGGTTATTAACGGAGTGGTTTATACTTCCAGTTACTATGGGAACGTTTTTGCAATTGATTGTGCAAGTGGCAGTAAAATTTGGAATCATTCTATTGGAACTTTGGGTTCTGGTTTCTCATCCCCAATTATCTCTAACGGTATCCTCTTCATTGCAGCAAAAGATTTCATCTATGCGCTCAATGCAACCACTGGCGACGAAATATGGCGCTGTGATGTTTCTTCAAATGGCTCTCCCGCCATTGTAGGCAACATTATTTATGCTAGCTCAGGCGACAGCAAGATCTGGGCGATAGATGCCCTCACTGGAAAAAAGAGTTTACATTATGCAACCGAAGGCGGCATCCGAGTTCCGGTTGCCATAGCCAGAGGAGTAATTTATGTGGGAACAAGAAGCGGAACAATCTACGCAATTGGAACACCCGATCTCTTATCGCCGCAGCCAACCCCCACACCCACGCCGACTCCAACCGCAACTCCCACCCCAGCACCAACCGCTAACCCAGCAGCCGCAACTTCAAGTAACCCAACTCCCCAGCCCACAGCCGCCATCACCCCCAAGCCAACCCATACACCCAACGCCTCAAGCACCATCACAGCCACAACCAATCAAGGCACACAAATCGAATTGTCAATCACAGGAAACATAACAGGCAACCAAATATCAAACGTCACCATCACAACCGATCAAGCCACATCCACAGTGGCATTTACCATAACGGGGCAAACCGGAAGCACGGGATTTGTTAACCTTACAATCCCAAAAAACGCATTATCCACCGATGGGGCGCCAACATTATATATCGATGGCGTGCCAGCCCAAAACCAAGGCTTCGTTATGGATGACTTGAACTTTTACGTTTGGGCCCAAACACATTTCAGCACGCACCAAATCGAAATCGTGTTTGGGGCAGTTACGCCCACAGCTACGCCTTTGCATGGTTCTCAAGACGCGTTTTTTGAGGGTTTAGGTTTACTCGAGATAGCCATTTTGGCGGTGATATGCATCCTCGTTGCCGGCGTGGTCACTGCGGTGGCCTTGAAATGGAAAACAAAAAAGTAA
- a CDS encoding isopentenyl phosphate kinase, which yields MNDANPIILKLGGSAITDKAVEATPRTDIINRLAEEIKRADLDNLIVVHGGGSFGHPTAERYALKDGYKEDPTQKLGFAETHHMMTVLNGLVMDSLILHEVPAISVAPSGCFMTENGRIKFFDQTVLNGMAKMGFTPVLYGDVVLDEKMGFTVLSGDQLVAYLAIKYKARKIVLGVDTDGLFDGDPKANPDAKPFKKLNLKELKEIQPKLGKAAGTDVTGGMAGKIAELIPAVEAGIHVTITGATKGLSIYRALTDQSIMGTEIEK from the coding sequence ATGAACGATGCAAACCCAATCATACTTAAACTCGGCGGTTCAGCCATAACTGACAAAGCAGTAGAGGCAACACCCCGAACCGACATCATCAACCGCCTAGCCGAGGAAATCAAGCGAGCAGACCTAGATAACCTCATCGTCGTCCACGGCGGCGGAAGCTTCGGGCACCCCACAGCCGAACGCTACGCCCTAAAAGACGGCTACAAAGAGGATCCAACCCAGAAACTCGGCTTCGCCGAAACTCACCATATGATGACGGTGCTCAACGGCTTAGTCATGGACTCCCTTATCCTGCATGAGGTCCCAGCCATCAGCGTCGCGCCCTCCGGCTGCTTCATGACAGAAAACGGCAGAATCAAATTCTTCGACCAAACCGTCCTCAACGGCATGGCAAAAATGGGCTTCACCCCCGTGCTCTACGGCGACGTGGTGCTCGACGAGAAAATGGGCTTCACCGTGCTCAGCGGCGACCAACTTGTCGCCTATTTGGCAATCAAGTATAAGGCACGCAAAATCGTGCTCGGCGTCGACACAGACGGATTATTCGACGGCGACCCCAAAGCCAACCCCGATGCCAAGCCCTTCAAGAAGCTGAACCTCAAAGAACTCAAAGAGATCCAGCCTAAACTTGGTAAAGCAGCAGGCACCGACGTAACCGGCGGCATGGCAGGCAAAATCGCTGAGCTTATCCCTGCGGTTGAAGCAGGAATCCACGTTACCATCACCGGCGCCACCAAGGGGTTATCTATCTACAGAGCCTTAACCGATCAGAGTATTATGGGCACTGAAATAGAGAAGTAG